From the genome of Fimbriimonadaceae bacterium, one region includes:
- a CDS encoding (2Fe-2S)-binding protein, whose protein sequence is MRLNVNGKEHTVDAPPETKLLEVLRDDLGLTGAKYGCGEAQCGACTVLLDGQPVRSCMVPVSAAEPAKIWTIEGLEQEGKLHPLQQAFLDEDAMQCGFCSTGMILVAVALLERNPNPTEAQIAQGMQGHVCRCGVYPRIVAAVKRAAAAKEATR, encoded by the coding sequence ATGCGACTCAATGTGAACGGGAAGGAGCACACGGTCGACGCGCCGCCCGAAACCAAGCTCCTCGAGGTCTTACGCGACGATCTGGGGCTGACCGGCGCGAAGTACGGGTGCGGCGAGGCGCAGTGCGGCGCGTGCACCGTGCTCCTCGACGGGCAACCCGTGCGCTCCTGCATGGTCCCGGTCTCCGCCGCAGAGCCCGCCAAGATCTGGACGATCGAGGGGCTAGAGCAGGAGGGCAAGCTGCACCCCCTCCAACAGGCTTTCCTCGACGAGGACGCCATGCAGTGCGGGTTCTGCTCCACAGGAATGATCTTAGTGGCCGTGGCTCTGCTCGAGCGCAACCCCAATCCCACGGAAGCGCAGATCGCCCAGGGGATGCAAGGCCACGTGTGCCGGTGCGGGGTCTACCCGCGCATCGTCGCGGCCGTGAAACGCGCGGCCGCAGCGAAGGAGGCGACGCGATGA
- a CDS encoding MBL fold metallo-hydrolase, which yields MQIGRYTVRAHNHGFFRLDGGAMFGAVPKTMWSRVAPADDANRILMATRSLVIEEGPRRMLVDIGCGDKWSEKTRAIFEFPATPYEPVAGVTDVLITHFHFDHAGGISRLEGKTAVPNYPDAVHHVSRANLENARHPNVRERASYLAENLDVLEAVDHRLLEDGNEVLPGITVHRSDGHTRGLHWVKVTDGGQTLAYPTDLIPTSHHLPIPYPMGYDMCAQTVMEERACFLQAAVAGNWVVVFEHDPEVGATRLEFDERGRARVAERLDL from the coding sequence ATGCAGATAGGCCGCTACACGGTTCGAGCCCACAACCACGGTTTCTTCCGCCTCGACGGCGGAGCGATGTTCGGGGCGGTGCCGAAGACCATGTGGTCGAGGGTCGCCCCTGCCGACGACGCCAACCGCATCTTGATGGCGACCCGTTCCCTGGTGATCGAGGAAGGGCCTCGCCGCATGCTGGTCGACATCGGGTGCGGCGACAAGTGGAGCGAGAAGACCCGCGCGATCTTCGAGTTTCCAGCAACGCCCTACGAGCCGGTCGCTGGGGTCACCGATGTGCTGATCACGCACTTCCACTTCGACCACGCGGGCGGCATTTCACGCCTCGAGGGTAAGACGGCAGTCCCCAACTACCCCGACGCGGTCCACCACGTCTCTCGCGCGAATCTGGAGAACGCGAGGCATCCCAACGTCCGCGAGAGGGCGAGCTACCTCGCCGAGAACCTCGACGTGCTCGAGGCGGTGGACCACCGGCTCCTGGAGGACGGCAACGAGGTCTTGCCCGGGATCACGGTGCACCGATCCGACGGCCACACGAGGGGATTGCATTGGGTCAAGGTCACCGACGGCGGGCAGACCCTCGCGTACCCCACCGATCTCATCCCCACGTCCCACCACCTCCCGATTCCCTATCCGATGGGCTACGACATGTGCGCCCAGACCGTGATGGAGGAGCGAGCATGTTTCCTCCAGGCGGCGGTGGCCGGGAACTGGGTGGTGGTCTTCGAGCACGACCCGGAAGTCGGAGCCACCCGGTTGGAGTTCGACGAACGGGGAAGGGCGCGGGTCGCGGAACGACTCGACCTGTAG
- a CDS encoding indolepyruvate oxidoreductase subunit beta yields the protein MRHDLVLAGVGGQGILTIARVLSLAAEAKGLHVKQAEVHGMSQRGGAVYSHLRISDGEIYSDLIPRGRADMVLAVEPVEALRYVPMLRPDGAVVSNSKALTNIPNYPSIEDVLAHIGAFERHVAFDMDRLGRAAGSPLAANIAALGAASLFLGFSAHELEEAVVALFTAKAPRVVETNVRAFRFGRLAATRYTEALQRGATPRVAREWIESMPPEDLESPEAEVPTAEDATRLTGAEAHAFENLLQEAYEEERAQLYEHEVYNLIELVGAISPPRHTFVPRGSTIDPDVLAQYPGDRVVVKLVSQDVVHKTEAEAVAFVAKHPDAVDETIKRLLAKVGESARVAGTLVVEFVEHDTRGLGGELFVGIRASREFGPVIAAGLGGQDTEYLATKMRPGVAVAKAVAMDTDAETFLEMFRATAAYDVLAGNVRGHERVVSDAELLRCFQVFLSIARRFCVDRGEEGPDLAELEVNPFAFRNQRLVPLDGRGRLGTAPVAAPVRPADQVACLLKPGSIALTGVSSKPGSFGRILLGNVLAAGFDPEHVTVVKEGVECLDGVRCVPSLDALPGPTDLLVIAAPAAAVPEIVREANGSGKVRSAIIISGGAGETPGSEEIGAELREAICSGRQSGKSGAVFLGPNCMGLRSRPGKVDAFFLPEDKLPRSREGEGRPLALLSQSGAFIAARLSSLHYLEPRVSVSIGNQADVTVSDLLNTLAVGDEVSVAGVYLEGFANLDGLETVRAIARWRAAGKTVVFYKAGRTETGRSAAAGHTAAVAGDYDVCLAALESAGALVAHSFREFGQLLEVAALGAEWNVRGSRFFGITNAGMEAVGMADAHADWTRLDGPFEGVLQETLGRFGLDALVSARNPLDVTPAADEDAYDALVRLTLDREDVDALVVGCVPLAPSLRTLEGQLGDPAAFPARAAQWRALSDKPLVFVVDAGPLYDPLAAALRGQGVPVFRYADEAVAALARWVARAPCLWHGA from the coding sequence ATGCGACACGATCTGGTGCTGGCGGGCGTGGGGGGGCAGGGGATCCTCACCATCGCGCGCGTGCTCTCGTTGGCGGCCGAGGCCAAGGGCTTACACGTCAAACAAGCCGAGGTGCACGGCATGTCCCAGCGGGGCGGGGCCGTGTACTCGCACCTGCGCATCTCCGACGGCGAGATCTACAGCGACCTCATCCCGCGCGGGCGGGCCGACATGGTGCTGGCGGTCGAGCCCGTCGAGGCGCTTCGCTACGTGCCGATGCTGCGCCCCGACGGGGCGGTGGTTTCGAACAGCAAGGCCCTCACCAACATCCCGAACTACCCGTCGATCGAAGACGTGCTCGCGCACATCGGCGCGTTCGAGCGCCACGTCGCGTTCGACATGGACCGATTGGGCCGCGCGGCAGGAAGCCCATTGGCCGCGAATATCGCGGCGCTGGGCGCGGCGTCGCTGTTCCTAGGCTTCTCCGCCCACGAGTTGGAGGAGGCGGTCGTCGCCCTCTTCACGGCCAAGGCGCCGCGGGTGGTCGAGACCAACGTGCGCGCGTTTCGATTCGGGCGTCTGGCGGCCACGCGGTACACCGAGGCGCTGCAGCGCGGCGCCACGCCACGCGTCGCCCGGGAGTGGATCGAGTCGATGCCGCCCGAGGACCTCGAATCTCCGGAAGCCGAAGTTCCCACGGCCGAGGACGCCACGCGCCTCACCGGCGCCGAGGCGCACGCCTTCGAGAACCTGCTCCAGGAGGCCTACGAGGAGGAGCGCGCCCAGCTCTACGAGCACGAGGTGTACAACCTCATCGAGTTGGTGGGTGCGATCTCGCCTCCGCGCCACACGTTCGTTCCCCGCGGTTCGACGATCGACCCCGACGTGCTGGCGCAGTATCCGGGCGATCGCGTGGTGGTGAAGCTTGTGTCGCAGGACGTCGTGCACAAGACCGAGGCCGAAGCGGTGGCCTTTGTGGCGAAGCACCCGGACGCGGTCGACGAGACGATCAAGCGCCTGCTGGCAAAGGTCGGGGAGTCCGCCAGGGTCGCCGGCACGCTCGTCGTCGAGTTCGTGGAGCACGACACGCGGGGCCTGGGCGGGGAGCTTTTCGTCGGCATCCGCGCTTCGCGGGAGTTCGGTCCCGTCATCGCGGCGGGTCTGGGGGGACAAGACACGGAGTATCTGGCGACGAAGATGCGCCCCGGCGTGGCGGTGGCCAAGGCCGTGGCCATGGACACCGACGCCGAGACGTTTCTGGAGATGTTCCGTGCGACCGCGGCCTACGATGTGCTCGCGGGCAACGTGCGGGGGCACGAACGCGTGGTGTCGGATGCCGAGCTGCTGCGTTGCTTCCAGGTGTTCCTCTCGATCGCGCGCCGGTTCTGCGTGGACCGCGGCGAGGAGGGGCCCGATCTGGCCGAGCTCGAGGTGAACCCCTTCGCGTTCCGCAACCAGCGCTTGGTGCCCTTGGATGGTCGAGGCCGGTTGGGCACCGCTCCGGTCGCCGCCCCCGTTCGGCCGGCGGATCAGGTGGCGTGCCTGCTGAAACCCGGTTCCATCGCGCTCACCGGAGTCTCGAGCAAGCCCGGGAGTTTTGGGAGGATTCTTCTGGGGAACGTCTTGGCCGCGGGATTCGACCCCGAGCACGTGACGGTGGTGAAGGAGGGCGTGGAGTGCCTCGACGGGGTGCGCTGCGTGCCGTCTCTCGACGCGCTGCCCGGCCCGACGGACCTGCTGGTGATCGCGGCGCCCGCGGCCGCGGTGCCGGAGATCGTCCGAGAGGCGAATGGGTCGGGGAAGGTGCGCTCCGCGATCATCATTTCGGGGGGCGCCGGGGAGACCCCGGGTTCGGAGGAGATCGGTGCCGAACTTCGCGAGGCCATCTGCTCCGGTCGCCAGAGCGGCAAGAGCGGCGCGGTGTTCCTCGGTCCGAACTGTATGGGATTGCGGTCTCGCCCGGGCAAGGTGGACGCGTTCTTCCTTCCCGAAGACAAGCTGCCTCGATCTCGCGAAGGGGAGGGACGACCCCTGGCGCTGCTCTCCCAGAGCGGGGCGTTCATCGCCGCGCGCCTCAGCAGTCTGCACTACCTCGAACCGAGAGTCTCGGTGTCGATCGGCAACCAGGCCGACGTCACGGTCTCGGATCTGCTCAACACGCTCGCCGTGGGCGACGAGGTATCGGTCGCCGGCGTGTACCTGGAGGGCTTCGCGAACCTTGACGGGTTGGAGACCGTGCGCGCGATCGCGAGGTGGCGCGCGGCGGGGAAGACCGTCGTGTTCTACAAGGCTGGCCGCACGGAGACCGGCCGAAGCGCGGCCGCGGGCCATACCGCCGCCGTGGCGGGCGACTACGACGTGTGCCTCGCCGCGCTGGAGAGTGCGGGGGCGCTCGTGGCGCACTCGTTCCGCGAGTTTGGGCAGTTGCTGGAGGTCGCGGCGCTCGGCGCGGAGTGGAACGTGCGGGGGAGCCGGTTCTTCGGGATCACCAACGCGGGGATGGAGGCGGTGGGCATGGCCGACGCCCACGCCGATTGGACCCGGCTCGACGGGCCTTTCGAGGGAGTGCTCCAGGAAACGCTGGGTCGATTTGGGTTGGATGCTTTGGTTTCGGCACGCAATCCGCTCGACGTCACCCCAGCGGCCGACGAGGACGCGTACGATGCGCTCGTGCGTTTGACGCTCGATCGGGAGGACGTGGACGCCTTGGTGGTGGGCTGCGTGCCGCTTGCGCCGAGTCTGCGGACGCTCGAGGGCCAACTGGGGGACCCTGCGGCCTTTCCCGCTCGGGCGGCCCAGTGGCGCGCGTTGAGCGACAAACCGCTCGTCTTCGTCGTGGATGCGGGCCCGTTGTACGACCCCTTGGCCGCCGCGCTGCGGGGGCAAGGGGTTCCGGTCTTCCGCTACGCCGACGAAGCCGTGGCGGCGCTCGCCCGCTGGGTGGCGCGCGCTCCTTGTCTATGGCATGGAGCCTGA
- a CDS encoding molybdopterin-dependent oxidoreductase, giving the protein MTFESRMELSRRSVLKALGAGMVVLAVGPVASAQRRGAEAPQTIDAWLHIGEDGQITVLTGKVEVGQNVRTSLAQAVAEELRVPIDSIRMVMGDTALVPYDMGTFGSLTTPTMAPQLRRAGAAAREALLDRAAEKWGVDRARLRTEDGRITDRPEHSATYGELVAGKPLDGAIRSDIALTAPQEHKVLGRSVPKVDGRAIVTGSHRYSADLVRPGMLHAVVLRAPSLGAMAASIDEAAAQALPGTHVVRDGEFVAVAAPTRRQAEAGLAALKAKWNEVPGPSASTLFEDFRKALGDPGSIAGAHVLRATYTAPYIAHVPLEPRAALAEWVDGKMTVHTGTQRPFGVRTEVAQALGINEDLVRVLVPDTGSGYGGKHTGDAAVEAARIANALGEPVKVAWTRPEEFRFAYLRPAALIEIAAGVDAHGMLTGWSFETVNPGGAGLRTPYRVSNPRERSTNGPSPLRQGSYRALGATVNHFARESHMDDLARLAGLDPVAFRLKNLTEDSIPTGPTPTTRLRAVLELCASEFGWSTPAPDGHGFGIACGAEKGGFIATAVEVAVDGKEFRVVRATSVFDCGAVVNPKHLESQILGALVQGLGGALFERIDYRNGKLLTDRLSRYRVPRFGDVPKIEVVLLDRKDLPSSGAGECPIVAIAPAIRNALLAATGQGLRDLPLRLV; this is encoded by the coding sequence ATGACGTTCGAGAGCCGCATGGAGCTGTCCCGCCGCTCGGTGCTGAAAGCCCTCGGCGCAGGCATGGTCGTGCTTGCCGTCGGCCCTGTGGCCTCTGCCCAGCGCCGCGGTGCAGAGGCACCGCAGACGATCGACGCCTGGCTGCACATCGGCGAAGACGGGCAGATCACGGTGCTCACCGGCAAGGTCGAGGTGGGGCAAAACGTGCGGACGTCGCTGGCCCAAGCCGTCGCGGAGGAGTTGCGCGTCCCCATCGACTCCATTCGTATGGTGATGGGCGACACGGCCCTGGTGCCGTACGACATGGGAACGTTTGGGAGTCTAACGACCCCCACGATGGCACCCCAACTGCGTCGCGCAGGGGCCGCGGCCCGCGAAGCACTGCTCGATCGCGCCGCCGAAAAGTGGGGTGTGGACCGCGCGCGGCTGCGTACCGAGGATGGGCGCATCACGGACCGCCCCGAGCACTCCGCAACCTACGGCGAACTGGTGGCCGGAAAGCCCTTGGACGGGGCGATCCGCTCGGACATCGCACTCACCGCGCCCCAAGAACATAAGGTTCTTGGCCGGTCGGTACCCAAGGTCGACGGCCGCGCGATCGTCACCGGGAGCCACCGGTACAGCGCCGACCTCGTGCGGCCCGGCATGCTCCACGCGGTGGTTCTCCGCGCACCCTCCCTGGGCGCAATGGCGGCGTCGATCGACGAGGCCGCAGCGCAAGCGCTGCCCGGGACCCACGTGGTGCGCGACGGCGAGTTTGTCGCCGTCGCGGCGCCTACCCGCCGGCAGGCCGAGGCCGGCCTTGCCGCGCTGAAGGCCAAGTGGAACGAGGTCCCAGGCCCTTCGGCAAGCACGTTGTTCGAGGACTTCCGCAAAGCGCTCGGCGACCCCGGCTCCATCGCCGGAGCCCACGTCCTGCGAGCGACCTATACGGCGCCCTACATCGCGCACGTTCCGCTCGAGCCGCGCGCGGCGCTCGCCGAATGGGTGGACGGCAAGATGACCGTACACACGGGCACGCAACGTCCCTTTGGCGTCCGCACCGAAGTGGCCCAGGCACTGGGGATCAACGAGGATCTGGTGCGCGTCCTCGTGCCTGACACCGGTTCAGGATATGGCGGCAAACACACCGGTGACGCGGCCGTCGAGGCCGCGCGGATCGCGAATGCGCTCGGGGAGCCGGTGAAAGTCGCGTGGACCCGCCCCGAGGAGTTTCGGTTCGCCTACTTGCGCCCGGCGGCGCTTATCGAGATTGCCGCTGGCGTGGACGCGCACGGGATGTTGACGGGGTGGTCCTTCGAGACCGTGAATCCCGGGGGTGCCGGGTTGCGCACGCCCTACCGCGTTTCGAATCCGAGAGAGCGCTCGACCAATGGTCCTTCGCCACTTCGCCAGGGCTCGTATCGCGCCCTCGGGGCGACCGTCAACCACTTCGCGCGCGAGTCGCATATGGACGATCTGGCGCGCCTCGCTGGTTTGGACCCGGTGGCGTTCCGGCTGAAGAACCTCACCGAGGATTCGATCCCCACGGGGCCCACGCCCACAACGCGCCTGCGGGCCGTGCTCGAACTATGCGCGTCGGAATTCGGCTGGAGCACGCCCGCCCCGGACGGCCACGGCTTCGGCATCGCCTGCGGCGCGGAGAAGGGCGGGTTCATCGCGACCGCGGTCGAAGTCGCGGTGGACGGCAAGGAGTTCCGCGTCGTGCGCGCGACCTCCGTATTCGATTGCGGCGCCGTCGTCAACCCAAAGCACTTGGAGAGCCAGATACTGGGCGCCCTCGTTCAAGGCCTCGGTGGGGCCCTCTTCGAGAGGATTGACTACCGAAACGGCAAGCTCCTCACCGACCGCCTCTCGCGTTACCGGGTCCCGCGTTTCGGGGACGTGCCGAAGATCGAGGTCGTCTTGCTCGACCGAAAGGACCTCCCGTCCTCCGGCGCCGGCGAGTGCCCGATCGTCGCCATCGCTCCGGCGATCCGCAACGCGCTGCTGGCAGCGACGGGGCAGGGGCTTCGGGACTTGCCCTTGCGGCTGGTGTAG
- a CDS encoding Hsp20/alpha crystallin family protein: MITRYQGWPAFRNADRLAKMFDELWPNADEARWANQPQVDILETEKDLTFVMDLPGVEEKDIDVEVVGDRLTIRAQRELEKEEKRDDYVRMERTFGSYQRSFNLEFPVESDKVDAQYKKGVLTVMVPKAKGAKSHHVPVRRIEK; this comes from the coding sequence ATGATCACCCGTTACCAGGGATGGCCGGCGTTCCGCAACGCCGACAGGCTGGCCAAGATGTTCGATGAACTCTGGCCCAATGCCGATGAAGCGCGCTGGGCGAATCAGCCCCAAGTCGATATCCTCGAGACCGAGAAGGACCTCACCTTCGTGATGGACCTGCCCGGCGTCGAAGAGAAGGACATCGACGTGGAGGTCGTGGGCGACAGGCTCACGATCCGCGCGCAGCGGGAGCTCGAGAAGGAGGAGAAGCGCGACGACTACGTGCGCATGGAGCGCACGTTCGGTTCGTACCAGCGCAGCTTCAACCTTGAGTTCCCCGTGGAGTCCGACAAGGTGGACGCCCAGTACAAGAAGGGCGTGCTCACCGTGATGGTGCCGAAGGCGAAGGGTGCGAAGTCGCACCATGTGCCCGTGCGCCGTATCGAGAAGTAA
- a CDS encoding CBS domain-containing protein: protein MSLKTMVRKDVATFEMDVPVIEAARAMEERNIGCVVIVDQRRPVGILTDRDLVVRVMNKGKDPRTMRVSEAMTRNPTILSEDLGLYEALEQARGKPIRRFPVIDSNGHLTGFFTVDDVLRLVGKEMGAVASILEKEMAYA from the coding sequence ATGAGTCTCAAGACAATGGTGCGTAAGGACGTAGCGACGTTCGAAATGGATGTGCCGGTCATCGAAGCGGCCCGAGCCATGGAGGAGCGCAACATCGGCTGCGTGGTCATCGTAGATCAACGTCGGCCGGTGGGCATCCTCACCGATCGCGACCTTGTGGTTCGCGTGATGAACAAAGGCAAAGACCCGCGAACGATGCGCGTCTCCGAAGCCATGACCCGCAACCCGACGATCCTGAGCGAGGACCTCGGCCTTTACGAGGCCCTCGAACAAGCCCGGGGCAAACCGATCCGTCGGTTCCCGGTGATCGATTCCAACGGTCACCTGACGGGCTTCTTCACGGTCGACGATGTGCTGCGGCTCGTTGGAAAGGAGATGGGCGCGGTCGCCAGCATCCTGGAAAAGGAGATGGCGTACGCATAA
- a CDS encoding thiamine pyrophosphate-dependent enzyme: protein MTARLLLGDEAVAMAAVDAGIGGAFSYAGTPATEIFESIQAMAPDVWAEWSANEKVAYEEALGMSYAGKRALVSMKHVGLNVASDPFMSSALTGVNGGLVLVVADDPGMHSSQNEQDSRFYAEFAHLPCFEPSTQQECYDMTRDAFRLSEEWGVPVMVRLVTRLAHSRSGVHQWPEDERARRETALPLPNPNDWTLVPINARRRYRHLLDLQPALRAASETSPYNTLELGGKRGVICAGTGSNYVREMLGAEPEDSLLRIGLYPLPEALIRKLVQHCDEIVVVEEGYPFIEQRLNGLLGLSGKDVRGKLDGSLPPDGELLPETVARALGVPLAEGAPEDPIVAGRPPQFCKGCPHSDTFNAMLDATREFPHALMFGDIGCYALGIMPPYQAVHSCVDMGSSVGMAHGARRAGAYPVLCAIGDSTFAHSGMSALLGAVHSDADITVLILDNATTAMTGAQDSMATGEPLLEILRGLGVKDLHLVEPLPKHRAENVEVLRKAIDHKGLSVIVARRACIQIRPSKRSSNLPVE, encoded by the coding sequence ATGACCGCAAGACTGTTGTTGGGCGACGAGGCCGTGGCGATGGCCGCGGTCGATGCCGGGATCGGCGGCGCGTTCTCCTACGCGGGCACCCCCGCGACCGAGATTTTCGAATCGATTCAGGCGATGGCGCCCGACGTTTGGGCCGAGTGGTCGGCCAACGAGAAGGTCGCCTACGAGGAGGCGCTCGGCATGTCCTACGCGGGCAAGCGCGCGCTCGTGTCGATGAAGCACGTCGGACTCAATGTCGCCAGCGACCCCTTCATGAGTTCGGCGCTGACCGGGGTGAACGGGGGCTTGGTGCTGGTGGTCGCCGACGACCCGGGCATGCACTCTTCGCAGAACGAGCAGGACTCCCGCTTCTATGCGGAGTTCGCCCACCTCCCGTGCTTCGAACCGAGCACCCAGCAGGAGTGCTACGACATGACGCGCGACGCCTTCCGGCTCTCCGAAGAGTGGGGCGTGCCGGTGATGGTGCGGCTGGTCACCCGCCTCGCGCACAGCCGCTCCGGCGTGCACCAGTGGCCGGAGGACGAGCGCGCCCGCCGGGAAACGGCCCTTCCGCTTCCCAATCCGAACGACTGGACGCTGGTGCCGATCAACGCGCGTCGGCGCTACCGTCACTTGTTGGACCTTCAGCCTGCGCTGAGAGCCGCCTCCGAAACCTCGCCGTACAACACGCTCGAACTCGGCGGCAAGCGGGGCGTGATCTGTGCGGGGACCGGCTCCAACTACGTGCGCGAGATGCTCGGCGCCGAACCGGAAGACTCGCTGCTGCGCATCGGCCTCTACCCGCTTCCCGAGGCGCTGATCCGCAAGCTGGTGCAGCACTGCGACGAGATCGTGGTCGTCGAAGAGGGGTATCCCTTCATCGAACAGCGCTTGAACGGCTTGCTTGGCCTTTCGGGCAAGGACGTGCGCGGCAAACTCGACGGCAGCCTGCCCCCCGACGGCGAGCTCTTGCCGGAAACCGTCGCCCGCGCGCTCGGCGTCCCGTTGGCGGAGGGTGCCCCCGAAGATCCCATCGTGGCCGGGAGGCCGCCGCAGTTCTGCAAGGGGTGTCCCCACTCGGACACGTTCAACGCGATGCTCGACGCCACGCGGGAGTTTCCCCACGCCCTGATGTTTGGAGACATCGGATGCTACGCGCTCGGAATCATGCCTCCGTACCAGGCCGTGCACTCGTGCGTGGACATGGGCTCGTCCGTCGGGATGGCGCACGGCGCCCGCCGCGCCGGCGCGTACCCCGTGCTCTGCGCGATCGGCGATTCGACATTCGCCCACTCGGGAATGTCGGCGCTGTTGGGGGCGGTGCACTCGGATGCGGACATCACGGTCCTGATTCTTGACAACGCCACGACGGCGATGACGGGGGCTCAGGATTCGATGGCCACCGGTGAGCCGCTGCTTGAGATTCTGCGGGGCCTCGGGGTGAAGGACCTGCATTTGGTGGAGCCTCTACCCAAACACCGGGCGGAGAACGTCGAGGTCCTGCGCAAGGCGATCGATCACAAGGGGTTGAGCGTGATCGTCGCCCGGCGGGCGTGCATTCAAATTCGGCCGAGCAAGCGGTCGTCCAACCTTCCAGTGGAGTAG